A window of the Eleutherodactylus coqui strain aEleCoq1 chromosome 8, aEleCoq1.hap1, whole genome shotgun sequence genome harbors these coding sequences:
- the LOC136577856 gene encoding high mobility group nucleosome-binding domain-containing protein 5-like, with translation MLQGDNREQWLQGDNGEQRLQGDNREQQLQGDNREQQLQGDNREQRPHDNNREKRPLGDNREQRLQGDNREQLLQVDSREQRAQGDNGERRPQGDNRERWLQDNSRQQCCRVTTENNGCRVITENNGRKVTTENNGRRLTAENNDSRVITENDSCRVITENNGRMIITEKNGRWVTTENNGRRLTAENNDRRMITENGGRRVITENNGRRVITENNGCRVTTENNGRMIITENNGRRMITENNGCRVMTEKKGRMIITENNSRRVTTENNGPRVTAENNRCRVITEQQPQVDRRKQ, from the coding sequence ATGCTGCAGGGTGACAACAGAGAACAATGGCTGCAGGGTGATAACGGAGAACAACGGCTGCAgggtgataacagagaacaacaaCTGCAAGGTGATAATAGAGAACAACAGCTGCAgggtgataacagagaacaacgACCGCATGATAATAACAGAGAAAAACGGCCGCTGGGTGACAACAGAGAACAACGGCTGCAGGGTGACAACAGAGAACAACTGCTGCAGGTTGACAGCAGAGAACAACGAGCGCAGGGTGATAACGGAGAACGGCGGCCGCAGGGTGACAACAGAGAACGATGGCTGCAGGATAATAGCAGACAACAATGCTGTAGGGTGACAACAGAGAACAATGGCTGCAGGGTAATAACAGAGAACAACGGGCGCAAGGTGACAACAGAGAACAACGGTCGCAGGTTGACAGCAGAGAACAACGACAGCAGGGTTATAACGGAGAACGACAGCTGCAgggtgataacagagaacaatggCCGCATGATAATAACAGAGAAAAACGGCCGCTGGGTGACAACAGAGAACAACGGCCGCAGGTTGACAGCAGAGAACAATGACCGCAGGATGATAACGGAGAATGGCGGCCGCAgggtgataacagagaacaacggCCGCAgggtgataacagagaacaacggCTGCAGAGTGACAACAGAGAACAACGGCCGCATGATAATAACGGAGAACAACGGCCGCAGGATGATAACGGAGAACAACGGCTGCAGGGTGATGACAGAGAAGAAAGGCCGCATGATAATAACGGAGAACAACAGCCGCAGAGTGACAACAGAGAACAACGGCCCCAGGGTGACAGCAGAGAACAATCGCTGCAGGGTAATAACAGAACAACAGCCACAGGTTGACAGGAGGAAACAATGA